One genomic region from Oncorhynchus gorbuscha isolate QuinsamMale2020 ecotype Even-year linkage group LG13, OgorEven_v1.0, whole genome shotgun sequence encodes:
- the LOC123994246 gene encoding odorant receptor 131-2-like — MPNTSQGSEGSLVLPTVQYQRPLNDKVVIVQVFIGIFLCINSLMIVTFFKKEAFFTNTRYIFFAHSLICDSMFLALTDVLLLMSYSRVPMPGGLCIFLIVILETLTVATPLTLTAMSLERYIAICMPLHHSELSTPARAMRCILFIQALSSVKWIIVISILFSAVPLSFYTSLLVCSFEQMIVFSWQGHLSSALCQFYFLVMSVVIAFTYVKIMVAARAASSDSRKSTNKGLRTVILHGFQLLLCLIQFWCPMIESAIMKINLNVFIEVRYIDYIIFILAPRCLIPLVYGLRDKDFVVAMKYYALFGYSKKVFIFNMDKSNVVKGKKTPMHTCKVNAGHV; from the coding sequence ATGCCGAATACAAGCCAGGGCAGTGAGGGCAGTCTTGTTCTACCGACTGTGCAATACCAAAGACCACTGAATGACAAAGTGGTGATAGTCCAAGTGTTTATTGGCATCTTCCTCTGCATCAACTCCCTCATGATAGTGACCTTCTTTAAAAAAGAGGCCTTCTTTACCAACACACGATACATATTCTTTGCTCACTCGTTGATTTGTGACAGTATGTTTCTGGCTCTGACTGATGTATTGCTGCTGATGAGCTACTCCAGGGTACCAATGCCAGGTGGGCTATGTATATTTCTGATTGTGATCTTAGAAACCCTGACCGTTGCCACACCGCTGACACTGACAGCCATGAGCCTGGAGCGCTATATAGCAATCTGCATGCCCCTGCACCACAGTGAACTCTCCACCCCGGCGAGGGCCATGCGCTGCATCCTATTCATCCAGGCTCTCAGCTCTGTTAAATGGATCATTGTGATCTCCATCCTCTTCTCGGCTGTACCTCTGAGCTTCTACACCTCTCTTCTAGTCTGCAGTTTCGAGCAGATGATTGTGTTCTCCTGGCAGGGCCACCTCAGCTCGGCTCTGTGTCAGTTCTACTTCCTGGTCATGTCCGTAGTCATAGCTTTCACCTATGTGAAGATTATGGTGGCTGCCCGAGCTGCCTCATCAGACAGTAGGAAGTCCACCAATAAGGGCCTGAGGACAGTTATTCTCCATGGCTTCCAGTTACTCCTTTGTTTGATTCAGTTCTGGTGTCCTATGATAGAATCGGCTATAATGAAGATCAATTTGAATGTGTTTATTGAGGTTAGGTATATTGACTATATTATTTTTATTCTTGCCCCTCGATGTCTGATTCCACTTGTGTATGGATTAAGGGATAAGGATTTTGTGGTGGCTATGAAATATTATGCCCTGTTTGGATATTCTaaaaaagtatttatatttaataTGGACAAGTCTAATGTTGTAAAGGGGAAAAAAACTCCCATGCACACCTGTAAGGTAAATGCGGGCCATGTGTAA